From the genome of Thermus albus:
GCGCCACCGCCTCCTCGGCCTCCTTGGGGCGGAGGCCAGCCATCACCTCGTCCAGGAGGAGAACCTTGGGCCGGGTGGCCAAGGCGCGGGCCAGCTCCAGGCGTTTATCCTCCAAAAGGGTGAGATCCCCCGCTAAGGCTTCGGACCGAGATTGCAACCCCGTGAGGCGCAACACCTCCTCCACCCAGGCTTCCCCTTCCTTCCGGGACGTTCCTGGCTTGCCAAAGAGGGCCCCTACCAGAAGGTTCTCCCGCACGGTCAGCTCGGGAAAAGGCTGCACGATCTGGAAGGCCCGCCCTAGGCCCAGGTGGGTGCGGGCTTCCGGAGGGAGGTGGGTGATGTCTTGCCCCAGGAAGAGGATCCGGCCCCGGTCGGGGCTTATTAGACCCGAAAGAAGGTTCAAAAGGGTGCTTTTGCCCGCCCCATTGGGGCCGATCACCGCCAGGATCTCCCTCTCCTTCAGGTGGAGGTTTACCTCCTTTAGGGCCTGGAGCCCCAGGAAGCGCTTGCTTAGGCCCATCGCCTGCAAGAGGTTACCCACGGCGCCTCCCCAGTATCCCCACCAGTCCGCGGGGGAGAAAGAGAATGACCAAGATGAGGATGGCTCCGTAGACCACCAGGTAACCCTCTTTGATCCAAAGCCTGAGGGCCTGCTCGAGGCTTACCAACACCACCCCGCCCACCAGGGGCCCCAAGGTGGTGTAGAGGCCGCCAAAAATGGGGATGACCAAGGCTTCCACGGCCCTTCCCAGGCTAAAGGCATCGTAAGGGGAGAGAAATAGGGTCTTCATCCCGTAGACGCCACCCGCAAGCCCGGCAACCAAACTCCCCAGGAGCAAGGACCAAAGTTTTACCCGGACCACCCGCACCCCTAAAACCCGGGCCACGGCCTCCGATTGTCGGGTGGCGGCTTGAGCAAGGCGAAATGAACTCTTTTCCGCCCAAAGGCTTAGGGCCGTGGCCAGGAGGAGAACACCGAGGCCCAGGTAGTAAGCGGCCAAAGGCCAGGTTCCCGCAAAAGGAGGCGGCACAGGGAGGCCTATGGGTCCCCCAGTAAAGGGTAACTTCAGGGTAAGCGTGCGCAACACCTCGCTGAAGGCCAGGCTGGCAATGGCGAAGTACAGGCCGTGGAGGCGGAGGGTCACCGACCCTAGGACGAGGGCCCCGGCTCCCGCTGTCAGGGCCCCCAAGAGGAGAGCGGGAAGGGTACCCACTTGCGGAGCTAGAAGCCCGGCGCTATACGCCCCCAAGCCAAAGAACGCTCCGTGGGCTAGGGAAAGCTGACCCGTCCGGGCCACCAAGTCCCAGGAAAGGGCCAGGGCGGTGAAGAGGAGGACGAAAAAGCCCACGTCCAGGAGAAAGGCCTGCCAAACCCCGAAGGGAAGAAAAGGTAGCAGGGCAAAGAGGAGGAGGAAGAGGAGGATCAAGGGGAAGTGGCCAAAGCCCTTCATGCCTTCCTCCAGGCCCGGCCCACTAGGGCTAGAAACAGGACCAGAAAGAAGACCGCTTCCACAAGCCCGCCTCCTCCCGGTAGATAGGTACTTACCAGGGCCTCGGCCGTGGCTAGAACGAGAGCAGCGGGTACCACCCCCTTGAGGTTGCCGAGTCCGGCTAGGGCCACGATGGCGAAGGACTTCAGGGTGAAGACGAAACCCACGGTGGGGCTGGCGTAAAGCATCACCGATAACATCACCCCGGCTACCCCGGCTAGGGCAGCGGCAAGGCCAAAGGCCAGAAGGTAGATCCTATCCGCTTCGATGCCCAAAAGGCCAGGGGCTAAGCGGTTTTGGGACACGGCCCGCATGGCTAGGCCGAATCGGCTTCGGGTAAGGAAGACCTGGAGCATTAGGAGGATGGCAAGGGAAAGCAAGAAAGCCCCAAAGGGCACAGCCCCCAGAAAAAAGGGACCCAAGGAGAGGGTGGTGGCCTGGTAAGGCGGGGCCACCACCCGGGTGTCGGCCCCAAATAGGAGGAGGGCGAGGTTTTGCAGGAGGATGGATAGGCCAAAGGTAAGGAGCATCTGGTTGAGTTCCGCGGCCCGCAACACCGGCCGGATCAAGCCTTGGTAGGTCAGGGCACCCACCATGAAAGCCGCGAGGAAGGCAAAACCCAAGGAGAGGAGGGGATCCATCCCCCGGTGGGCGAAAAGCAGGTAGGAGAGAAAGGCGCCCATCATCAGGAACTCTCCGTGAGCGAAGTTGACGATCCCCACCACCCCCAGGGAAAGGGCCAGACCTGTGGCCACCAGGGCGTAGACCCCGCTCATGAGGAGGCCGTTTAGGAGGGTTTGCAGCAGGAGCTCCATGGCCTTCCTAGAAGCCTCCTATCGGAGATAGTACTCCCCAGGGTAGCGCAAGGGCCTTGTGGCCACTTCCTTGGGGAAAACGGGCCGACGGCTTCCCTGGAGATACTGGAACTGGAACCAGATCTCGGGGCCGAACCCTTGGTACTTGGTGCGGCCCGTGTCCGAGGGCTTGAAGGACAAGAGGCCAAAGGGCGTGGGCATCTTTAGGCCAGCCAAGGCCTCGGCGATGCGGTTTTTGTCGGTGCTACCGGCCTTCTCCGTCGCCAGGGCCAAGCTCCTGACGATGGTATAGCCCATGGGCGCCATATATTCCTCGGTGACTTCCCCGAACTTCTTGCGGTAGGCTTCCACGAAGCGGCGGGATTCGGGGTTGGCCACCGTGGGTAACCAGGCGGTCATGCCAGCGATGTCATTGGAAAGGGGGTTTTTCTCAAAACCGATGGGCCAGGAGGGTGGAGCGCCATAGATGAGCTTGGGCCTGAGCCCCACCTGCCTTGCCTGGGTAGCGATGGGTAGAGCGTCGACATCGTATCCGATCCAGTAGAGGATGTCGGGAGCAAAGGCCCGGAAGCGGGTCAGGATGGCGGTAAACTGCCCACTTCCTGCTTTGAAGGGTTCCGCCTGTACCTGGTAGCCCAGTTTTTCCAGCTGCTGTTTGTAGACCCCGATGCCTGCGGAGCCGAAGGGCCCATCCTCGTAGAGGATGGCCACCTTCTTGGCTCCGTGTTCCCGGCTCAGGTACTGGAAGAACTGCAAAGCGGCGGCCACGTTGTGGTAGTCCCAGGGGTGGTAGTGGAAAAAGAGAGGGTATCCCTCAAAGGCCTGCTCCACCACCGAGCTGGCGGCTCCGACAACCAGGAAGAGGGGGCTGTACTGCTTCACGGGGCCGGAGAGCGCGAAGGTGACGCCGCTGGCCAGGCCGCCGATCACGATGTCCACCTTGTCCACGGTCATGAGCTTGGTGAAGGCAGGAACCGCCTTGGCAGGGTCGGTGCCGTCGTCCACCACCACCAGCTCCAGCCTCACCTTACCGGCGGCGTTGGCCTCGTCAGCGGCCAGCTGGATGCCGTTCAGCGCTGCCTTACCCGAAACCGCAGAGGCCCCGGAGAGGGGGAGGATGACCCCCACCCTCAAGGGGACCTGGGCCCAAGCCAGACCTGCTAGGAGCACCAAAAATCCCACAGCTTTTCGCATACTTGCCTCCTTTCCCTAGGGCCTTCCGCCCGTAGGTTCCTCGTAAAGCACCACGGCCTCGCCTTCTATAACCGTTTCTCCTCGCTGGTTTGCGCACACGGTGTCAAGGGTGAGGACGAATCCCCCCTTTTCCCTTTCCCGCACTCCCTTCACCGTTGCGGTGGCGGTGATGGTATCCCCCAGGTAGGTGGGCTTTAGGAAGCGCAGGGTCTGGGAGAGGTAGATGGCCCCCGTTCCCGGCAGCTTGGTGCCGATCACCGTGGAGATGAGCCCGGCCACCAGGATCCCCTGGGCGATGCGCCGGCCAAAGCGGCTTCCTTGGGCATAGGCTTCGTCCACGTGCAGGGGATTGGTGTCCCCCACAGCTCCCACGAAGAGGGCCACGTGGGCCTCGGAGATGGTCTGGGTGTAGCTGGCTTTATCCCCCACCTTGAATTTCACCGTGCACCTCCTTGAGGAAGTCCTCTAAGATGCCTTTTAGCAACCCGGGATTTTCCAGATTCACTGAGTGGCCTATGTTTTCTAGAATCAAAAGCCTACCTTTGGGGAAGAAAGCCGCCGTTTCCTCGGCCAGGGCCCGGTTCACGAGGGGGTCCATGGCGCCGTGGATCACCAGAACTGGCCCCGGGTACGCCCTTTCCAGCCGCCACGCCGCCAGGGCCCGGGCATTGCCCTGGAAGTGGGCGGGGTGCATCCTTTGCGCTTTCTCCACCAGCTCGGAGAACCAGGGGGGTCTACGGGTGGGGGCCATGGCAGCTAGGGCCTGGGACAGGGCTTCCCGGTTGTACTGGTAGCTTTCCAGGATAGGGTAATAGGCTTCTGGGGTTTTCAACCCCGAGGGTGGGGCGGAGTTGAGGAGGACCAGCCCCGGTGTCTTCTCGTCCGCCGCTTCCATAACCACCGCACCCCCTAGGGAGTGACCCACCAGGATGGCTTCCTCTACCCCCTTTTGCCGCAGAAAGTCTGTAAGGGCTTTGGCGTAGGCGGGGATGGAAGGGAAGAAATCCTCAGGAACTGGGCTTTCACCAAAGCCCGGCAGGTCAGGGGCCAGGAGCCAGGCCCCTTCTGGGGGATCTTGCAAGAGTTCCCGCCACCATTCCTTGCAGGCAAAGTTGCCGTGGACTAAAACCACCGGGGTTCCGGTACCGCTTTCCAAGTAGCTAAGCATGGACTGCCTCCAGGAACTGCCTCACGGCACGGGCGAAGGCAGGGGGATCCTCCAGGGACGCCGCGTGGCCCGTAGGCAAGGCTTGAAGCTCCGCTCTAAGGGCCTCAGCCAAGGCTTGCGCATAGGGCTTGGGGAAAAGCAGATCTTCCTCCCCATAAAGGACCAAGGCGGGTAAAGCAAGGCGCGGAAGCTCGGGCCTGAGGTCCTGTAGGGCAAGAAAACCTAAAAGAAGCCTTTCCTGAGCTTTCTCATTCGGAGACTGGGCCATCAGGGAAGCAAGGCCTTCTTCCTCTAAAAGGTCGGGGTGGGTGTTGAGGAAGTGGGCCCCAAATACCCAGGGTAGGGCTACCCTAAGGCGCAAGGGGGTGCCCCCAGCTCTAAGGGCGTAAAGCCAGCTCTCCACCTTGGCCCTTAAGGCGGGGTCCAGGTAAGGGGTGGTGCAGGCCAGAACCAGCCCCCGGAAGCGATGAGGGGCCAGGAGGGCGGCCTTTAAGGCCACGATCCCCCCATTGGAAAGGCCCACTAAGGTGGCGTCTTCCCAGCCCAGCTCCTCGAGGAGCCCGAGGAGGTCCTGGGCGTGGACCTCTGGGGTGTAGAAACCCTCTGGGGCCTCGCTTTCCCCTTGGCCCCGCATGTCGTAGCGGAGGACGGTGTAGCCCTCGAGGTGGGGCAGCACGGGATCCCAGCTCTCCAGGCGTTGGAAGATCCCATTGAGAAGAACCACCTTGGGACCTCTGCCTTCTACGCGGTATCTAAGCCTGGCCATACTTCTCCTCCCACACCTTTTTCAGCACTTCCTTCTGCACCTTTCCCGGGCCGGATTTGGGAAGTTCCTCCAGGAAGACGATGTGTTTGGGAACCTTGTACCCCGCCAGGCGCTCCCGCAGGAAGGCGCGAAGGACCTCTGACTCCAGCGGTTCCCTTAGGACCACGAAGGCTATCCCCACCTCGCCCCACTTGGGGTCGGGTACCCCCACTACGGCGGCCTCCCGTACCGCTGGGTGGTCGTAGAGGGCCCGCTCCACCTCCCCGGGGTAGACGTTCTCCCCTCCGGAGATGAACATTTCCTTCCTGCGCCCTGCGATGTAGAAGCGGCCTCCCTCATCTCGGAAGGCCAGGTCCCCGGTCCTAAGCCAGAGTCTTTCCCCGTCATAGACGAAGGCCTTGGCGTTTTCCTCAGGGCGGCGGAAATACCCCTTCATGACCACGCTTCCCGAAAGCCAAAGCTCCCCGGTTTCCCCTACCTGGACTTCCCCTCCATCCTCCCCCACCACGCGAGCCCTTAAGTGGGGCATGGGCCGGCCCACGCTCTCGGGGTAGGCCTCGGCCTCTTCCAGCTCCAGGGTGAAGCAGTTCACGCCGCACTCCGTGAGGCCGTAGCCCTGCTTGAAGCGCACCCCTTTCCTGCGGAAGGCTTCCCGCACCGGGCTAGGGCAGGGGGCTCCTCCGGAGATGGCGAAGCGCACGAAAGAAAGGTCAGCTTCTGTGAAGCCAGGAGTTTCCAAGAGCATTTGGAACATGGTGGGTACCAAGAAGAGGATGGTGGGGCGGTGGGCCTGGGCCAGGGCTAGGTACTCGTCAGGGCGGAAGCGCTCCTCGATCACCACGCTCCCCCCCAGGTATAGGAGAGGGGTGGCCAGGGCGTTCAGGGCGGCGTGGAACATGGGGGTCGCCAGGATGTACCGGTCCTCCCGGGTAAGCCCCCAGGAGAAAGCGGTCTGGATGGCGTTGATCAGAAGCTGACGGTAGGGGATCAGGGCCCCTTTGGGTAGGCCGGTGGTGCCCCCAGTGAAGAGAAGGAGGACGGGGTCTTCCGGACCCATCCCCGCCTCGCACCCCATTTCCGTTCCCTCTAAGAGGACCTCGAGGGGAAGTGCCTTGGGATCCAGGGCCTGGGCCATTTCCTGAAAGCCCTCCCCGTAGAAGAGCACCCGGGGCTCGGTGTAGGCGTAAAGGGCTTGCAGTTCGGGCAAGCTTAGGCGGTGGTTAAAGGGGGTGAGGATGTGGCCGAGAAGGGGGGCGGCGAAGAGAAGGTCCAGGTAAGCGGGGTGATTCCAGGCCAGGAGGCCCACCCGGTCCCCTTGGCCCACTCCTAGGCTCTGGAGCGCGCCCGCGGTTTTCCGCGCCCTGCGGTAAAGATCCCCATAAGTGAGCCAGGTGTTTTGAAAGAAGACGGCTTTACGCTCTGGATGGTATTCGGCCAGCCTTTCCAGCCAGTTGGCCTCAAACACAAAGCCCTCCTTCCAGGCGGAGCACCGCCGCCCCGTAGAAGTACCCCACGCCGGCCGCAGCCAGGGCTACCAGGCTCCCGTCCCGCAGAAGGCCCTCCTCCCAGGCCAGCTTCAGGGAGAGGATAGGATCTAGTTGGCCCAGGTGCCCGAAGCGTTCCAAATAGATGGACTGGTCTTCCCTCAGGCCCAGACCTTCCAGCACCGCCCGGTGGGCGGAGCGCTTCATGTGGAGAAGGGCCAGGTAGTCCAGGTCGGCCTCGGTATAGCTGGCTTCCCCCAAGGCCTCCCGTATCACCTCCAGGAACGTGGGGATGGAGCTGCGGTCTAGGCGTTCCTTCATGGCCTGAGGGTTCTCCACGCGCAGGCGGAACGCCGACAGGTTGCCCGGGTTTAAGGGGTTTCGCGTACCCCCCACGGGCACCTTGACCATGAG
Proteins encoded in this window:
- a CDS encoding ABC transporter ATP-binding protein; this translates as MGLSKRFLGLQALKEVNLHLKEREILAVIGPNGAGKSTLLNLLSGLISPDRGRILFLGQDITHLPPEARTHLGLGRAFQIVQPFPELTVRENLLVGALFGKPGTSRKEGEAWVEEVLRLTGLQSRSEALAGDLTLLEDKRLELARALATRPKVLLLDEVMAGLRPKEAEEAVALVRRIRDAGVSILFIEHLMSVVRALADRVVVLDYGEVIAEGTYQEVAQDPRVREAYLGRGA
- a CDS encoding branched-chain amino acid ABC transporter permease codes for the protein MKGFGHFPLILLFLLLFALLPFLPFGVWQAFLLDVGFFVLLFTALALSWDLVARTGQLSLAHGAFFGLGAYSAGLLAPQVGTLPALLLGALTAGAGALVLGSVTLRLHGLYFAIASLAFSEVLRTLTLKLPFTGGPIGLPVPPPFAGTWPLAAYYLGLGVLLLATALSLWAEKSSFRLAQAATRQSEAVARVLGVRVVRVKLWSLLLGSLVAGLAGGVYGMKTLFLSPYDAFSLGRAVEALVIPIFGGLYTTLGPLVGGVVLVSLEQALRLWIKEGYLVVYGAILILVILFLPRGLVGILGRRRG
- a CDS encoding branched-chain amino acid ABC transporter permease: MELLLQTLLNGLLMSGVYALVATGLALSLGVVGIVNFAHGEFLMMGAFLSYLLFAHRGMDPLLSLGFAFLAAFMVGALTYQGLIRPVLRAAELNQMLLTFGLSILLQNLALLLFGADTRVVAPPYQATTLSLGPFFLGAVPFGAFLLSLAILLMLQVFLTRSRFGLAMRAVSQNRLAPGLLGIEADRIYLLAFGLAAALAGVAGVMLSVMLYASPTVGFVFTLKSFAIVALAGLGNLKGVVPAALVLATAEALVSTYLPGGGGLVEAVFFLVLFLALVGRAWRKA
- a CDS encoding ABC transporter substrate-binding protein, producing MRKAVGFLVLLAGLAWAQVPLRVGVILPLSGASAVSGKAALNGIQLAADEANAAGKVRLELVVVDDGTDPAKAVPAFTKLMTVDKVDIVIGGLASGVTFALSGPVKQYSPLFLVVGAASSVVEQAFEGYPLFFHYHPWDYHNVAAALQFFQYLSREHGAKKVAILYEDGPFGSAGIGVYKQQLEKLGYQVQAEPFKAGSGQFTAILTRFRAFAPDILYWIGYDVDALPIATQARQVGLRPKLIYGAPPSWPIGFEKNPLSNDIAGMTAWLPTVANPESRRFVEAYRKKFGEVTEEYMAPMGYTIVRSLALATEKAGSTDKNRIAEALAGLKMPTPFGLLSFKPSDTGRTKYQGFGPEIWFQFQYLQGSRRPVFPKEVATRPLRYPGEYYLR
- a CDS encoding MaoC family dehydratase, which encodes MKFKVGDKASYTQTISEAHVALFVGAVGDTNPLHVDEAYAQGSRFGRRIAQGILVAGLISTVIGTKLPGTGAIYLSQTLRFLKPTYLGDTITATATVKGVREREKGGFVLTLDTVCANQRGETVIEGEAVVLYEEPTGGRP
- a CDS encoding alpha/beta fold hydrolase — translated: MLSYLESGTGTPVVLVHGNFACKEWWRELLQDPPEGAWLLAPDLPGFGESPVPEDFFPSIPAYAKALTDFLRQKGVEEAILVGHSLGGAVVMEAADEKTPGLVLLNSAPPSGLKTPEAYYPILESYQYNREALSQALAAMAPTRRPPWFSELVEKAQRMHPAHFQGNARALAAWRLERAYPGPVLVIHGAMDPLVNRALAEETAAFFPKGRLLILENIGHSVNLENPGLLKGILEDFLKEVHGEIQGGG
- a CDS encoding alpha/beta fold hydrolase; amino-acid sequence: MARLRYRVEGRGPKVVLLNGIFQRLESWDPVLPHLEGYTVLRYDMRGQGESEAPEGFYTPEVHAQDLLGLLEELGWEDATLVGLSNGGIVALKAALLAPHRFRGLVLACTTPYLDPALRAKVESWLYALRAGGTPLRLRVALPWVFGAHFLNTHPDLLEEEGLASLMAQSPNEKAQERLLLGFLALQDLRPELPRLALPALVLYGEEDLLFPKPYAQALAEALRAELQALPTGHAASLEDPPAFARAVRQFLEAVHA
- a CDS encoding class I adenylate-forming enzyme family protein, with protein sequence MFEANWLERLAEYHPERKAVFFQNTWLTYGDLYRRARKTAGALQSLGVGQGDRVGLLAWNHPAYLDLLFAAPLLGHILTPFNHRLSLPELQALYAYTEPRVLFYGEGFQEMAQALDPKALPLEVLLEGTEMGCEAGMGPEDPVLLLFTGGTTGLPKGALIPYRQLLINAIQTAFSWGLTREDRYILATPMFHAALNALATPLLYLGGSVVIEERFRPDEYLALAQAHRPTILFLVPTMFQMLLETPGFTEADLSFVRFAISGGAPCPSPVREAFRRKGVRFKQGYGLTECGVNCFTLELEEAEAYPESVGRPMPHLRARVVGEDGGEVQVGETGELWLSGSVVMKGYFRRPEENAKAFVYDGERLWLRTGDLAFRDEGGRFYIAGRRKEMFISGGENVYPGEVERALYDHPAVREAAVVGVPDPKWGEVGIAFVVLREPLESEVLRAFLRERLAGYKVPKHIVFLEELPKSGPGKVQKEVLKKVWEEKYGQA